The following proteins come from a genomic window of Kitasatospora sp. NBC_01246:
- a CDS encoding bifunctional DNA primase/polymerase: MDIWTYQSVEYVTVAGEAWLASASEYPRSMRALWESRPWAPSVLPCGRAFDVISMPSLFGRRVLEELWTSGPGCGPVAVYRGRTLLFVRPGAAARLRRLLAWEEWARDVPPLLCHGRGDAVTVPPVQRMLHSPDSPGLGAGRWIVAPEAREPWLPGASVVLWACVRAARESAERAGSTALPVG, translated from the coding sequence GTGGACATCTGGACCTATCAGTCGGTGGAGTACGTCACGGTGGCCGGGGAGGCCTGGCTCGCCTCCGCCAGCGAGTACCCCCGCAGCATGCGCGCCCTCTGGGAGTCGCGCCCGTGGGCGCCCTCGGTGCTGCCCTGCGGGCGCGCCTTCGACGTGATCAGCATGCCGTCCCTGTTCGGCCGGCGGGTGCTGGAGGAGCTGTGGACCTCCGGCCCCGGCTGCGGCCCGGTCGCCGTGTACCGGGGGCGCACCCTGCTGTTCGTCCGGCCCGGGGCGGCGGCCCGGCTGCGGCGGCTGCTCGCCTGGGAGGAGTGGGCCCGTGACGTCCCGCCGCTGCTCTGCCACGGCCGCGGCGACGCGGTGACCGTCCCGCCGGTGCAGCGGATGCTGCACAGCCCGGACTCGCCAGGTCTGGGTGCCGGGCGGTGGATCGTCGCCCCGGAGGCCCGGGAGCCGTGGCTGCCGGGCGCCTCGGTGGTGCTCTGGGCCTGCGTCCGGGCGGCCCGAGAGTCGGCCGAGCGGGCCGGTTCGACGGCCCTGCCGGTGGGTTGA